In a genomic window of Bordetella petrii:
- a CDS encoding DMT family transporter, which translates to MLTGTLYALAAGLMWGLVFIGPLLLPDYPAALQSVGRYLAFGVIALPLAWLDRGALRQLGRADWLEAVKLAAIGNLLYYLCLAGAIQRAGGPLPTMIIGTLPVVIAISANLRDARRDGRLPWRRLAPSLALIALGIACVNRAELQALRDDPHADVARYATGAALALAAVACWTWYPLRNADWLRNHPGRRPHTWATAQGLATLPLALAGYGVLWLGMALLGSPYPMPLGPRPGVFIGLMAAIGLLASWVGTLCWNQASQRLPTALAGQLIVFETLAALAYAFILRGQAPQPLTQLGIALLVLGVLRAARVKPEPAPGRQAAG; encoded by the coding sequence ATGCTCACCGGAACCCTTTACGCGCTCGCTGCCGGCCTCATGTGGGGCCTGGTGTTCATCGGCCCGCTGTTGCTGCCCGACTACCCCGCCGCATTGCAATCGGTAGGCCGCTATCTGGCCTTCGGCGTGATCGCGCTGCCGCTGGCCTGGCTCGACCGCGGCGCTTTGCGGCAACTGGGCCGCGCCGACTGGCTCGAGGCCGTCAAGCTGGCCGCCATCGGCAACCTGCTGTACTACCTGTGCCTGGCCGGCGCCATCCAGCGCGCCGGCGGGCCGCTGCCCACCATGATCATCGGCACCTTGCCGGTGGTGATCGCCATCTCGGCCAACCTGCGCGACGCGCGGCGCGACGGCCGCCTGCCCTGGCGCCGCCTGGCGCCCTCGCTCGCGCTGATCGCGCTGGGCATCGCCTGCGTCAACCGGGCAGAGCTGCAAGCCCTGCGCGACGACCCGCACGCCGACGTGGCGCGCTACGCCACCGGCGCCGCGCTGGCGCTGGCGGCGGTGGCCTGCTGGACCTGGTATCCGCTGCGCAATGCCGACTGGCTGCGCAACCACCCCGGCCGCCGCCCCCACACCTGGGCCACCGCGCAAGGCCTGGCCACCCTGCCCCTGGCGCTGGCGGGCTACGGCGTGCTGTGGCTGGGCATGGCGCTGCTCGGCAGCCCGTATCCCATGCCGCTGGGGCCGCGCCCCGGCGTGTTCATCGGCCTCATGGCCGCCATCGGCCTGCTGGCCTCGTGGGTGGGCACGCTGTGCTGGAACCAGGCCAGCCAGCGGCTGCCCACTGCGCTGGCCGGCCAGTTGATCGTTTTCGAAACACTGGCCGCCCTGGCCTATGCGTTCATCCTGCGCGGCCAGGCGCCGCAGCCGCTGACGCAACTGGGTATCGCCCTGCTGGTGCTGGGGGTGCTGCGCGCCGCCCGCGTCAAGCCCGAGCCCGCGCCGGGACGACAGGCCGCCGGCTGA